gagagaatgtcacacacacacacacacacacacacacacacacacacacacacacacacacacacacactcttacactaatacacacacacacagacacacacacacacagacacacacacacagacacacacacacacagacacacacacacagacacacacacacacagacacacacacacacacacacacacacacacaatcacacactcatgCAAACACACTCCAGGTGTGTGTTATGGTGCGGTTTGGTCTCTGATAAGCCCGTGAGTGTTTATGAGCACACTCGTGTTATCGTTCGTCACCCGTGTGGCGTGTCAGTCACGTGTTAATGCGGTGATGTCACACGCAGGCGTTGCCGCAGTCCTGCTACCATGGAAACAGTGTCCTGAGATTTCCGCACACGCCTCATTTCAGGCGTATCCATCTCTGAGCAgtagtgacctttgacctcctgcTAACCGTGCTGGTACtgcacctgaaacacacacacacacacacacacacacacacacacacacacacacacacacacacacacacacacacttattttaaatcatttacatcATTTAGAATTTTGAGCCCTCATAGTGGacatatctctgtgtgtgtgagtgtttgtgttttttttttttaaattttttttttttttatagagaatagagagaatgtgtgtgtgtgtgtgtgtgtgtgtgtgtgcgtgtgtgtgtgtgcgtgtgagtgtgtgtgtgtatgagtgtaagtgtgtgtgtgtgtgtgtgtgtctgtgtgtgtctgtgtgtgtgtctgtgtgtgcgtgtctgtgtgtgtgtgtgtctgtgtgtgtgtgtgtgtgtgtgtgtgtgtgtgtgtgtgtgtgtgtctgtgtgagtgtgtctgtgtgagtgtgtctgtgtgagtgtgtctgtgtgtgtgtgtgtgtgtgtgtgtctgtgtgtgtgtgtgtgtgttgtgtgagtgtgtctgtgtgtgtgtgtgtgtctgtgtgtgtgtgtttgtgtgagtgtgagtctgtgtgtgtgtgtgtgtgtgtgtggtgtgtgtgtgtgtgtgtgtgtgtgtgtgtgtgtgtgtgtgtgtgagtgtgtgtgtgtgtgtgtttgtttgtgtgggtatgtgtgtgtgtgtgtgtgtgttcttaccATGCTGATGTTCTGCTGGTTCTGTCTGACCCGCTCCAGCTCTGGTGTCACTCCCACACTGACCGGATCGACTGCTTTCTTATATTTGGCCtgcaggaggaggatgatgatgaagatgtgaATCTGAAGCTCAGATGACTGACAGGTGTCAATCACACAGACAGACTCACGTCACTGATGTTGTGCTGGTTCCTGCGCACGCGCTCCATCTCAGGAGTGTCAGTCACGGCTGTTCCGGATCCGACAGACTCCCTGTACTGAACCTGCGGAAGATCACGGACATCAGCTCACGCGTGTGCGTGTTTCCAGTAGAAATACCTAAACATCCCAAAATATGCTGCCATTTTTTGGACAAAACAGCatgtttggtttgtttaaaacaatgaaatattttccCAATGGGAATAAATGAGAATAATTCTCTTCTAAAAAGTATCTGATACAGTTTGGGCAAATgtactttttatggatttttgGATACTTTTATTCTAAAACAAGACATGAAAACAGAATGATTTTGGCAGTGTGATGTGACGGCAGTACAGATCTCTGAATGTCCTGTGTATTATAGGCTACTGTTAACATCACACTGATTGGAATATGTATATGCAAATGATATGTAGATGAGGTCATAGTAATTCAAGGTGTcataagctccatatatggttataCTGGGGAGGAGTCAGATGCACACACATTATCCACCTTGATTGTAAATATAATGTGTCTGGATTCCGATGACATTCACTTCCAGCTATtgttagctgtacaaaacagctggTTTTGCTGCTATATTGCAAaatggtgtgtcttaccatattattttaatgtattatcttaattatgaacacactggtttgtagtgttatcagtttactgcactttgtttttcttctcgttatttccctgcAGCACGTTACTCACGTCACTGATGTTCTTGGTGTTTTCTCGGGCCAGTTTGATCTCTGGAGAGTCAGTGATCGCTGACATCAGACCCTTCATCAGCCGCGAGTCCCACATGTAGaagagctgcacacacacacacacacacacacacacacgtgtccaGTACACAGTactgagtgtgagtgagtgtcagtgagtgtgtgtgtgtgagtgtgagtgagtgtgtgtgtgtgtgtgtgtgtgtgtgtgattgtgtgtgtatgagtgtgtgtcagtgtgtgtgtgtgtgtgtgtgtgtgagtgtgtgattgtgtgtgtatgagtgtgtgtcagtgtgtgtgtgtgtgtgtgtgtgtgtgtgtgagagtgtgagtgagtgtcagtgtgtgtgtgtgtgtgtatgagtgagtgtgtgtgtgtgtgtgtgtgtgtgtgtatgagtgagtgtcagtgtgtgtgtgtgtctcactgcGCTGATGTTGCGCTGGTTGTTCTTCACTCTCTGGATCTCTGGTGTGTCTGATGCAGCAGAACACGAGCCCTTCAGACGCTCCATGTCACCACGGTACttcttctgcacacacacacacacacacacacacacacgtgaacaccAGCTCTAGTCCTCTAACAGGTACTGCAGGCAggtgtgtgtgtcatgtgaccTGACTGTAGACGTCTCTCAGGTAAGCGGCGTGCAGCAGTGCAGGGGTGTCTGTCACTGTACTGTATGATGAGTCTCTGTGCTGAGACGCCTGTCTGTAcgacacctgaaacacacacacggtCAGTCCATGGGTCttatcatgtgtgtgtgagtgtgtttgatcCGTCACTCACGTCGCTGCTGATCTCAGACGCTTTCTTGGCTCTCTGGATCTCCAGACTGTCTGCTGTGACGTCGGTTCCCTTCCCTCTGATCTCACTCTCCAGATCCTTACGATACTCCTTCTACAGGAGCAGAAACACGTCATGATGAAGCTcaagcgtgtgtgtgagtgtgagtgtgtgtgagtgtgtgtgagtgtcaatGTGTGTGTACCTCACTCAGAATGTGTCCAGCGTTTTTCACCCGCAGCAGATCCGGTGTTTCCTCCAGACCTGTCAGACCTTTCCCTTTCACTTCCTGTTCCAGATCCTTACGATACTCCTTCtgtcgacacacacacacacacacacacacacacacacacacacagtaacacacacacatgaataaaaCCAACCAGGTTCTGTCATTCTATGCACATCAGTGTTAAACACAAACTAAACTATTTtcaattatttctgtgattttgatGTCTGTGCTCGCGTCACACATCATCACCTCACTGACGAGGCTGCTGGCGTGACGAGCCGATAGATACGCCGGCGTCAGATCCACCTCCAGCTGAACCTTCCCTTTCATCTGGCTCTCATACTCCTTACGATACTCCTTCTGTGAGCAGATCCACACGTTCAGCACACAGccatgtctcacacacacacacacttactcactctctctcacacacccacccacccacacacacacttactcactctctctctcacacacacacacacacacacacacacacacactcactcactcacacacacacacacacacacacacactgtctcacacacacacacatactcactgacacacacacacacttactcactctctctcacacccatccccccacacacacactcacacacacacactcaatcacacacacacacacacacacacacacacactctctccctctcacacacacacacacacacacacacacttactcactctctctcacacccacccacccacacacacacacactcacacccacccacccacacacacacacacacacacacacacacacttactcactctctctcacacccatcccccccacacacacacacacacactcacacacacttactcactctctctctcacacacacacacacacacacacacacacacacacacacacacacacacacactcactcacacacacacacacacacacacacacactgtctctcacacacacacacacacacacacacacacacacttactcactctctctcacacccatccccccacacacacacacacacacacacacactcactcacacacacacacacacacacacacacacacacactcacacccacccacccacacacacacacacacacacacggacaaccacccacccacacacacacacacacacacacacactcacacccacccacacacacacacacacacacacacacacacacacacacacttactcactctctctcacacccatccccccacacacacactcacacacacacacactctctctcacacacacacacacacacacctcgctCTGCATCTTCTGCGCTTCCTTTGACACTTTATACGTCTGTGTGTCCACAAACTCCATCTGCGACTTCCCTCGGTTCTTCTCGTATTCCTCTTTATATTTCCACTGCAAACACAGATCATCCTGATGATCATCACAGACAGTGGCGTTCACgcgggtgtgtgtatgtgtgtgtgtgtgtgtggggggggggtgatctAGTTTCCCCCGGCCCTTTGAATTCATCCGAGGGACCCCTCTTCTAACGGCactttctaattttcatttaagttgaaataaaactgaaataaaaataataaaaactatatacacaaaaaaacattaaaaatgacaaaaacacaaaaaattactaaatccttacctaaaagtaaaataaaatcagaaaacataaaaattaaatctaatttaaaatattaaaaagtctaTACAATAATCTGAGTGATACTGAATGAAGACTGACCTGACTGTGCAGCACGGCGTTCTCCTGATGGTGGCGCTGTTCAGCCGTGTCCAGAGCGAAGAGGTACTGGCCTTTAGACTCCTCATACTTCTTCCTGTACTCCACCTGATGGACAGAcagttcagccaatcagagctctccTTTAATACTGTGAAGGAATGATGCTTCAGAAAGAATCTCAACACAAATGAATCATCACAGCGGATGCAGAGTGTAACAGAATCATCAGACGAGTGAATCAGAGTCCGTACGTTGCTCTGTAGTTTGCTGGCGTGGAGCGCGTGACCCAGATGAAGCAGGTTGGGTAAATCAGTGACGGCCTGCAGCTTCTTCTGACTGTACTTcacctgtgacacacacacacatgtgtgatgaacacatgcacacactcctCATACACCATAATGACTCAACAAGGGAAAATCTCCTGTGAAAGTGTTTCCATGGACACCAGTGCAGTCTGGCAGGAATCAGACGCATCTTTAGAGGAGCAAAACACAATGAGCTGAATGAAGAGAATAGATCATCCTGAACAGCCAttaagcttgtgtgtgtgtgtgtgtgtgtgtgtgtgtgtgtgtgtgtgtgtgtgtgtgtgtgtgtgtgtgtgtgtgtgtgtgtggtgtcttgtgagtgtgtgtgtgtgtgtgtgtgtgtgtgtgtgtgtgtctgtgtgagtctgtgtgtgtgtgtgcgtgtgtgtgtgtgtgtgtctgtgtgagtgtgtctgtgtgagtgtgtgtgtgtgtgtgtgtgcgtgtgtgtgtgttcgcttctgaacttgtgtgtgtgtctgtgtgtctcattTTATATATACGCATTactacacacacgcatacacatattaaatacacatgtatatagatatctttattgtcattttaataataaactaaataattgtaatagtttaaacaatttgtgtgtgttgtctgttggatatatatataaagctgtctgttggtgtgtgtgtgtgtgtgtgtttgtttgtgagtgtgtgtgtgtgtgtgtgtgtgtgtgtgtgtctgtctgtgagttagtgtgtgtgtgtgtatgtgagtgtgtgtgtaagtgagtgtgtgtgtgtgtgtgtgtgtgtgtgtgtgtctgtctgtgtgtatgtgtgtatttgagagcgtgtttgtgtgtgtgtctgtgtgtgtgtgtgtgtgtgtgtgtgtgtgtgtgagtgtgtcagtgtgtgtgtgtgtgtgtgagtgtgtcagagtgtgtgtgtgtgtgctttcattattaatttagtgcgtgtgtgtgtatttatttgtttttgtgtgtgtgtgtgtgtgtgtgtgtgtgtgtgtgtgtgtgtgtgtgtgtgtgcgtgtgtgtgtgtgtgagtgagtgagtgagtgtgtgtgtgtctgtgtgggtgtgggtgtgtgtgtgtgtgcgtgtgtcagtgcgtgtgtgtgtgtgtgtgtgtgtgagtgagtgagtgagtgtgtgtgtgtgtgtctgtgtgggtgtgggtgtgtgtgtgtgtgtgtgtgtgtgtgtgtgtcagtgcgtgtgtgtgtgtgtgtgtgtgtgagtgagtgagtgtgtgtgtgtctgtgtgggtgtgggtgtgtgtgtgtgcgtgtgtcagtgcgtgtgtgtgtgtgtgtgtgtgtgtgcgtgtgtcagtgcgtgtgtgtgtgtgtgtacgtgtgtgagtgagtgagtgtgtgtgtgtgtgtgtgtgtgtgtgtgtgtgtgtgtgtcagtgcgtgtgtgtgtgtgtgtgtgtgagtgagtgagtgtgtgtgtgtctgtgtgggtgtgggtgtgtgtgtgtgtgcgtgtgtcagtgcgtgtgtgtgtgtgtgtgtgtgtgagagtgagtgagtgagtgtgagtgtgtgtgtgtgtgtgggtgcgtgtgtgtgtgtgtgtgtgtgtgtgtgtgtgtgtgtgtgtgtgtgtgtgtgtgtgtgtgagtgagtgagtgtgtgtgtgtctgtgtgtgtgtgtgtgtgtcagtcaccTGACTGGCCAGAGCCGATGCGGCCTGTATATGTCTGAAGCTCACACACTCGCTGGGGTTGTACTGCGGCTTCTGTTCTCTCAGATTCTTCTCAAACTTCTGCTTGTAGTTGACCTGCAGAGACAGACACAATGGCTTTAACACGTGCATCAGTGAAAAACTGAAGACCAATCACGTGGTGCGTCTCGTACCTGACTGGCCAGTCGCGTGGCCTCTTGGGCGTGTTGTATGTCGGGTCGCTCCAGCATTGCTCGCTGGTCAAACGCATCCAGTTTACTTCTGTAGGCCACCTGTGAAGACGTGACGTATTATTCTGAGCACATGCGTGGTACACGCTCACACAAACACCTGTATGAGGAGCGGCACTCACGTCACTGGCGAGTTTACTGGCGTGTGTGGCGGTCCTGATGTCAGGTCTGTCCATCACCTCACTGAATTTATGAAGTTCCTCTTTCCCTCGGCGATACGCCACTTCAGCAACACATCACTAAGAGTCAGAGAAGCTCAAAACAAACGTGTTTAGCTGAACACAAAGCACTCATGACAGTGTGTGACGAAAATAAAAGACAACTGAGAGCAGGACCTCACCGAGCATCATTCTGAGAACTAATTTAACAAAACCTCATAAAACCTCCttttggggacattttttttctattgtaaaaatgtgagtgtgtgtgtgtgtgtatgtgtgtgtgtgtgtgtgtgtgtgtgtgtgtgttcttacatTGCTCTGGTGTTTGTTGACCTGTATGGCATGTGAGACATCTGGCAGATCCTTCATCTGTGAGTAGTTTGATTTGCCTTTCTCTGAATTAAACTTCTCTTTGTAGAGTTTCTATAAAGAAAGAATAGCGATTTCACACACaacattataacacacacacacactcatatatacacacacacacacacactaacacaaacacactcgtGAATAACACATCATATGATCTCACTCACGTCACTCTGTTGTTTGGACACTTCTTTAGCGAACACCGTCTCGATGGTCTGTGGCATCTGAGCGTACAAACACACCTGAGTGTCCAGAGAGTCTCTATAGCTCTTCTGCACAGAACAGCAAACAGAATCGTCAGCACAGTACTGATTCAGAGAACTGATTCAGAGAACTGATTCAGATAGAACTGATTCAGATAGTACTGATTCAGAGAAATGATTCAGAGAACTGATTCAGAGAACTGATTCAGATAGAACTGATTCAGATAGTACTGATTCAGAGAACTGATTCAGAAACTGATTAGAAGTACTGATTCAGATAGTACTGATTCAGAGAACTGATTCAGAGAACTGATTAGATGTGCTTATTCAGATAGTACTGATTCAGAGAATTGATTCAGAGAACTGATTCAGATAGTACTGATTCAGAGAACTGATTCAGAGAACTGATTCAGATAGTACTGATTCAGAGAACTGATTCAGATAGTACTGATTCAGAGAACTGATTCAGATAGTAGTGATTCAGAGAACTGATTCAGATAGTACTGATTCAGATAGTACTGATTCAGATAGAACTGATTCAGAGAACTGATTCAGATAGTACTGATTCAGATAGTAGTGATTCAGAGAACtgattcacagtgtgtgtgtgagtgagtgtgtgtgtgtgtgtgtgtgtgagagagagtgtgtgtgtgtgtgtgtgtgtgtgtgtgtgtgtgtgtgtgtgtgtgtgtgtgtgagtgtgtgtgtgtgagtgtgtgagtgtgtgtgtgagtgtgtgtgtgagagagtgagtgtgtgtgtgtgtgtgtgtgtgtgtgtgtgagagagagtgtgtgtgtgtgtgtgtgtgtgtgtttgaaagagagagagtgtgtgtgtgtgtgtgagtgtgtgtgtgggtgtgtgagtttgtgtgtgtgtgagtgagtgtgtgtgtgtgtgtgtgtgtgtgtgtgtgtgtgtgtgtgtgtgtgtgtgtgtgtgtgtgtgtgtgttgtgtgtgtacctGACTGTAGAGTTGTGTCAGCTCTCGGGCGTGTTGTGTTTCACTGGTTTCGGGCAGATGGGCGTACAGGCACTTCTGCAGCTCCTTCTTTCCATCCTCCTTATATTTATTCTACAGTCACACATCATTTACATATCTTTAATATTCAAGCAGCTCATTAAAACACCTTCGGACAGCACTAGGACACTGTTCAACTCTAACGTGAGGCTCTAaaagcccgttcacaccaagaatgataactataactacatttttaataaaatacagttatcattacagttatcTTCATTGTTTTTGCAAGCCAGAAGCAGCAGAATATGAGAATCCCTGATGATCACCTCACTGATGAGCGGCGTCAGCTCCTTCACAAACTGTGTGTGCAGCGTCTCGGGCAGCTGTGAGTACAGACAGTGAGACAGATCCTCCTGCGTCTCTCTCCGGTACTGATTCTACAACACACAGCAGAACATCACACcatcagcatcacacacacacacacacacacacacacacacacacacacacacacacacacacacacacacacacacacacacacacacacacacacaaacacacacacacacacacactctcacagacacacacacacacacacgcacacacacacacactctctctcacacacacacacacacacacacacacacatacacacacacacacacacacacacacacacacacacactctcacacacacacacacacacacacacactcactcacacacacacacacacacacactcacacacacacacacacacacacaccacctcacacacacacacacacacacacacatacacacacacacacacacacacacacacacacacacacacacacacacacacacacacacacacacacacactctctctctctatcacacacacacaaacacactcacacactcacagagtcacacacacacacacacacacacacacacacacacacacacacacacacacacagacagagtcacacacacacacagagtcacacacacacacacacacacaaaaacacacaaacactttctcataaacaatgaaacaaacacaaacacacaaacaacaaaaaaatcacacacacacacacacacacacacacacacacacacacacacacacacacacacacacacacacacacacacgtacatcaCTCTGAAGCTCTGCCATCTGTTTGGCAAACTGTGTTTCCTGTGTTTGCGGCATCTGAGAATAAATACTGCTGCTGTTCTCTTGTTTACCGCTCCGCTTGTAATTATTCTGAGAGGAAACAATCACAACATATGTAGTGTCAACATATGAAACGATTCACTGGATCAATATATGAAATACTTCACTGAGTCAAGATTTGCAATGATTTGCTCAGTCAGAAAATGAAAGGATTCACTCAGAATTTGAAATGATTTGGTGAGAGCATGAGTGGATGggatgtgacacacacacacacacacacacacacctcgctCAGGAGTTCAGAGGCGTGTTTGGCGTGTTGAGTCTCAGTCGTCTCTGGCAGAAGAGCGTACAGACTGACAGAAGCCTCTTTCTTCGCCTCCTCCTTGTATTTCGTCTGAAATCAAAGCAAATATTAATTTCCATGCGTGTTTATCCTGACACGTGTCCCGTGGCTCATATAACAGCGGTTCTTCCACCTGACTCAGGAGGTCCGTGGCATCTTTGGCATGTTGAGTCTCCAGAGTCTCGGGCAGCAGAGAATACAGCGCACCGGACGCCTGCTTCCTTCCTGCCTCTTTATATTTACTctgaaagcacacaaacacacattgaaTCATGGGTACTCCGGTCTCACTCCACATCCGATGGGTTCATGTTCTCACAATGCACTCTACGAGCATGTGAATGGCCTCTCTAAGGGCtgtgaatcattttaattaaattaaatacataagaCTCACAATGACGGACAGTGTCTTTAGGTTCACATcatctgtttgaaatgtttagatATATGAACACAGGGTTAAAAGTGACCTTGAGCGAGTCATTaactgtgagtgagtgagtgttttgaTTCATGTGAGTCGTTCGCTCACGTCGCTCTGCAGGTCGGTCACTGTTCGGACAAACTGCGTGTCTGGAGTCTCGGGCAGCTGAGAATACAGGCAGCTGGAGACGCTCCTCCTGCCGTCCTCTCTGTATTTGTTCTGGAAAACAGATTCCCGCATGCGTTTACTGAGGCTGACTGTATTGATCCTGTTGAtggagtgtgatgtgtgtgtggttacaTCGCTCTGAAGCTCAGAGACTCTGGCAGCGAGCTGAGTCTGCGGCGTCTGCGGCAGCTGAGAGTAAACACTGCACGACTGCAGCCTCTTCCCTTCTTTATATCTGACCTGTGGAGGAGAAACAGACGCTGAGCGACGGAATCCGCTCTGAATCTAAAGCACATGCAGACGCTGGGACGCACCTCGCTCTGGATCTGTGTGGCGTCTCTGGCGTGTTGCGTGTCTTTGGTTTCTGGGAGTGTGTGATACAGAGCCGTGCTGCTCTCCTTCTTCCCAGACTCTCTGTATTTGCTCTGAAACATCAATATGTTACTGATTTAACActcaactgaactgaattgatctGATGACTCTATTGCCTTCTGTGGAGCTGCTCATAActgatgaattttacaacattaacactTATCTTCCTGTTTAttgctgtgaagctgctttgacgatctgtattgtgaaaagcactgtataaataaatgtgacttgatgAATCATTTCGGGATGATCGAACATCACCatcatgtgtttgtgttgaaCACTGTTCACAGATTGTTTCTCTCCTGCAGTGAGTCACGAGTGGAGCTCTGGGACGAGCAGCTAACTATAGACACACTTATCAGCTCCGAGATACAGCAGCGTTTGAGACGCAGCCCACAGAATAAAGACACTTCAGTATGGACACATTCATTTGAAGATGAatcttcttctgtgtttctgTCCAGTGAAAACTCTCTCAAGTGAATACATCTGAATATGCTGTTGATTGTGAAAATTGGGTTAATTTTAGTCACATGATGCAATCAATTCAACCTGAAACAAACAAGATGTCATTATGCCAACTAACAACATTCAAAGTGTTGTAATATGAAGACTGTACAAAATATTCTTGACATCTCCACAAAGATGACAGAAAATGTGCTTGTAATTGCGGTCCGATTGTGTTTTCTACCCAGCACAGAATCTGGGCACACCAGCGTGTGGTGGGACACTCTGTTTTGTCTGGATATTTTACATCTGTTCTCTCAGTGAGCTTTTGTGTGGATTTATGAGAGAACAGTAACACACTCTAAAGTTGCTCTGGCACAATCAGTATTgcataaagtgctatagaaataacaGACTTGACACAGTGAGGTGATTTAGGAGTCTGCAGAGGTTTCAGTGTGTGGACGAAGAGCATTTTCAGATGTGGACAGATGATCACCTCACTGATGAGCGGCGTCAGCTCCTTCACAAACTGTGTGTGCAGCGTCTCGGGCAGCTGTGAGTACAGACAGTGAGACAGATCCTCCTGCGTCTCTCTCCGGTACTGATTCTACAACACACAGCAGAACATCACACcatcagcatcacacacacacacacacacacacacacacacacactcacacacacacacacacacacacacactctcgcgcacacacacacacacacacacacacacacacactctatcacacacacacacacacacacacacacacacacacgcacacacaaacacacacacactcacacagagtcacacacacacacacacactctctctcacacacacacacactaaaaatattttgttttacataaagaTGCACTCTAACGAAGTCACCCACACACtccaaaatgatttgttttttcctAAATGGAGCTTTTGAAGTCTTCAGGtcaaactgtattttttcatattacaATATACGGTGCAGAAAAACATAATAGTGCAGTAATGTGCAGCTCTAGCTCAGAATCACACCTGACAAAACCACTGGAAGTGAGCAAACGAACATGATTAACGATTATTAATCAGTGAAGGCAGTGAAGTTTACCTGACTCTGGAGCTCAGTCTGCTGTTTGGCGAACTGCGTCTCCGGCGTCTCGGGCAGATGTGAGTACAGACAGGACGACACGTCCCTCCTCCCGTCCTCTTTGTATCTGACCTGAAGAGTTAAAATAACCTCCTGATAACCCACTGACCCACACACCACTAACTGACCGCTCACATGACAACAGGAACCATTTTAACCCTTCAGATGCTGTGTGAGCCGTACCTCGCTGCAGACGTCCGTCAGCTCTCTGGCCAGTCGAGTCTCTGGCGTCTCCGGCAGACGTGAGTAAAGAGACGAGGAGTTTACCTTCTCTTTATACTTCACCTGAAACCACAGACAGACCATCACTAGTACTACAGCCCATGCTGACCACAGCTGCAGCACTGAGtgacatgaatgattcctcacaTCAACTGTGTTGT
This sequence is a window from Cyprinus carpio isolate SPL01 chromosome A24, ASM1834038v1, whole genome shotgun sequence. Protein-coding genes within it:
- the LOC109091823 gene encoding nebulette-like isoform X1, which translates into the protein MPDTPDTEFAREMSDLQSEVRYKEDGRKKLSCSLYSQLPDTTDTQHAKRMTDLQSDNKYKEAGRKNASTCLYSQLPETLETQHAKDAYQLQSQVTYKEGQTCASSSLFSTLADTLETQSAREITETISENKYREQSRKSISSCIYSQLPETPETEFSRSVSELQSQVKYKEASKQQMSRSLYHQLPETSETQHARDAAHIQSEVKYKEKVNSSSLYSRLPETPETRLARELTDVCSEVRYKEDGRRDVSSCLYSHLPETPETQFAKQQTELQSQNQYRRETQEDLSHCLYSQLPETLHTQFVKELTPLISESKYRESGKKESSTALYHTLPETKDTQHARDATQIQSEVRYKEGKRLQSCSVYSQLPQTPQTQLAARVSELQSDNKYREDGRRSVSSCLYSQLPETPDTQFVRTVTDLQSDSKYKEAGRKQASGALYSLLPETLETQHAKDATDLLSQTKYKEEAKKEASVSLYALLPETTETQHAKHASELLSENNYKRSGKQENSSSIYSQMPQTQETQFAKQMAELQSDNQYRRETQEDLSHCLYSQLPETLHTQFVKELTPLISENKYKEDGKKELQKCLYAHLPETSETQHARELTQLYSQKSYRDSLDTQVCLYAQMPQTIETVFAKEVSKQQSDKLYKEKFNSEKGKSNYSQMKDLPDVSHAIQVNKHQSNVAYRRGKEELHKFSEVMDRPDIRTATHASKLASDVAYRSKLDAFDQRAMLERPDIQHAQEATRLASQVNYKQKFEKNLREQKPQYNPSECVSFRHIQAASALASQVKYSQKKLQAVTDLPNLLHLGHALHASKLQSNVEYRKKYEESKGQYLFALDTAEQRHHQENAVLHSQWKYKEEYEKNRGKSQMEFVDTQTYKVSKEAQKMQSEKEYRKEYESQMKGKVQLEVDLTPAYLSARHASSLVSEKEYRKDLEQEVKGKGLTGLEETPDLLRVKNAGHILSEKEYRKDLESEIRGKGTDVTADSLEIQRAKKASEISSDVSYRQASQHRDSSYSTVTDTPALLHAAYLRDVYSQKKYRGDMERLKGSCSAASDTPEIQRVKNNQRNISALFYMWDSRLMKGLMSAITDSPEIKLARENTKNISDVQYRESVGSGTAVTDTPEMERVRRNQHNISDAKYKKAVDPVSVGVTPELERVRQNQQNISMVQYQHG
- the LOC109091823 gene encoding nebulette-like isoform X2, which encodes MPDTPDTEFAREMSDLQSEVRYKEDGRKKLSCSLYSQLPDTTDTQHAKRMTDLQSDNKYKEAGRKNASTCLYSQLPETLETQHAKDAYQLQSQVTYKEGQTCASSSLFSTLADTLETQSAREITETISENKYREQSRKSISSCIYSQLPETPETEFSRSVSELQSQVKYKEASKQQMSRSLYHQLPETSETQHARDAAHIQSEVKYKEKVNSSSLYSRLPETPETRLARELTDVCSEVRYKEDGRRDVSSCLYSHLPETPETQFAKQQTELQSQNQYRRETQEDLSHCLYSQLPETLHTQFVKELTPLISESKYRESGKKESSTALYHTLPETKDTQHARDATQIQSEVRYKEGKRLQSCSVYSQLPQTPQTQLAARVSELQSDNKYREDGRRSVSSCLYSQLPETPDTQFVRTVTDLQSDSKYKEAGRKQASGALYSLLPETLETQHAKDATDLLSQTKYKEEAKKEASVSLYALLPETTETQHAKHASELLSENNYKRSGKQENSSSIYSQMPQTQETQFAKQMAELQSDNQYRRETQEDLSHCLYSQLPETLHTQFVKELTPLISENKYKEDGKKELQKCLYAHLPETSETQHARELTQLYSQKSYRDSLDTQVCLYAQMPQTIETVFAKEVSKQQSDKLYKEKFNSEKGKSNYSQMKDLPDVSHAIQVNKHQSNVAYRRGKEELHKFSEVMDRPDIRTATHASKLASDVAYRSKLDAFDQRAMLERPDIQHAQEATRLASQVNYKQKFEKNLREQKPQYNPSECVSFRHIQAASALASQVKYSQKKLQAVTDLPNLLHLGHALHASKLQSNVEYRKKYEESKGQYLFALDTAEQRHHQENAVLHSQWKYKEEYEKNRGKSQMEFVDTQTYKVSKEAQKMQSEKEYRKEYESQMKGKVQLEVDLTPAYLSARHASSLVSEKEYRKDLEQEVKGKGLTGLEETPDLLRVKNAGHILSEKEYRKDLESEIRGKGTDVTADSLEIQRAKKASEISSDVSYRQASQHRDSSYSTVTDTPALLHAAYLRDVYSQKKYRGDMERLKGSCSAASDTPEIQRVKNNQRNISALFYMWDSRLMKGLMSAITDSPEIKLARENTKNISDVQYRESVGSGTAVTDTPEMERVRRNQHNISDVKYHEEFERSRGRGATHTLDDQHMARLHGDQLMGAGDGYHGVQPQVVEMDRRSAGAAELKVWRTDPGSIFDFDPVEDNIQSKSLRRMTGTADAQLYTDRQPRGVPVVTRVCVCVCVCVRRRPWPPQTSAQSLCSSPGSELWADRSASVCSSASALQDRSASGVYQHHSHHPQQGYGRSAQSPPHSASMQRVYRALYDYAAQDHDEVSFRDGDVIINAQPIDEGWMFGTVQRTGKSGMLPANYVQCLN